AGCTTGAATACCGCATTCAGCTGCCCCGGTTCTTTGAGGCCCAGTTCGCCAGCGGCCTGGGTAAGCGTCAGTGGGGCGTCGATGAATTTCCGGGTGGTGGCGGTTAGGGGCTCATTTTTCACGTTGCCTCCCAACGCTGCCTGCATGGCGGACTGGAAGCGAGCTTCATCCTTGTCGAGCAACTGGTCCATTTCCTGCTTGGGGATGTAGAGGCGTAGAATGTCACGCGTATTCAGGCCGGTGTTATTCGGGAGTGCCTGAAATGCAGGGCGGATGTTATCGGAGAAAGGTTTCATTCCCCGGTCATGACAACGCATGCAGGCCAGTCCGTTGCGGACGACTTTATCTTCCGAGAATTTGTCGGTCACGATTGTAGTGGGAGCTTCCAGGATACGGTTGCCTGCGTTGTCGGTGACCAGATAGGCCTGCAGACCGTTGGGCAGATTCCAGATCATCTCGCCGCCGGCATAATGGAAATCAAGCGGGTCGGCGAACATGTTCTGTAGACCTTTGCTGGTCTCGAAATCAAAGCTTTTCCAGTAAGCACCGTCGTGGGATGGGTGCCGTTCGACAATGCGATTGTTGCGTGAAACTCCAGAGAGCGTCATGCCCGCCCGGCTGGCGATAAAGTTCTGCAGGTTTGCTTCGCTGTCGACGCCGATCATCTGTTCGAGCTGACTCAATTCATGCGGCAGTTCGAGAAGATCTTCATAGAGCGGCGATTGCGTGGCGACGCTGATCAACCAGTCAATGCGGACATAGGGTACCGGTCTGATCAGACCGGCCGGCTGGAGGTAGACCTCTCGGAGTTGTTCGAACGTCTCTGCGTTTTCATAGGCGATGCCATACGGGTATTCGAGCAGGACCATGTCGAACTTGTCCACGTTGGCATTGCCGGGCAGCTTGTGAGGTGAAACGGGAGTCACGACCGATTCATGCCAGCCCAGTTTGCGAATATCTACGGCGAAGATCGTATTTGTTTCGGGATCGACCGCAATCGGTTTGACGATGTCGGGCTGCCAGGACAAGTGGTTCAACGCTTTGGTCAGGGCAAATTGCTGTTCGCGCAGTTCTTCTGCGGTCGCACCTGCGGTCAGCAGGTGGTTGCTGCTGAAGAAACGTAAAAACGGACGGTCAGAGCGGGGCGTGGCTTCCACGAATTTCAGGATCTGCTTTAATACAAATTCAGTGCCGATGGTATTGGCAAACGCGGGATCCTGGCTCGCTTGAGCAGGGACGGCAACATCTTCAGGAAAAGCAGGGGCTTTGGCTTCGATCCATTTGCGGACGATTTCAATTTCTCCCGCACTGAGCGGAGGCCGCGGTGCTTCCGGCATGCGGAAGTCTTCATCATCGGAAGCGATGTAATCGTAGAGCACGGATTCATCGACATTGCCCGGCACGACGGAGCCCGCTGCGCCGACAAACGTGCTCAGGTCGAGAATATTGATGTCTGCTTCCCGACGTGTATCTCCGTGACATTCCAGGCAGCGTGTGCGGAAAATCTGTTTGACTTCCGCCGACAGGTTTTCTCCCTGTGCCCTGACTGTCGTCGTTAAACAGGACATAGATATGGCAAAAAGAGACAGTAATTTCCACGGGTTTGACCGGCTGCGACTCATGCCTCACCTCTCTTGAATTCTCAGGTTGTGACAGTTCAAAACGGGTAGTTATCAATGTAAACGACTGTCCGTTCAAAATCTTCCCGGGTCTTTCCATTTTTTAGAAGAATTCATCCAGTGCTGGCCAGAGGGCTCTGCCTCCATTCATTCTCCACCTGGTTTGAGAACTGAGGGGAGGGGGCCGGCACCATTATAGTGAGGGGCTTTATTTCATCCGCCTGTTGACTGTGATGCATCGAAATAACCCCTGTTTTTCAGGGGCTGGGGAAAATTTCTTTTTTGAGGAAAAACGCGGAAGAAAATCGACGCGTGCCCGTTCTCCTGTTGAAAGCCGGAACAATGCTGAGTCTGGCAGCCAACTGAATCAATTTTATTTTTGAAAGGGAGAACCATGTCTAATCTCATCACATTCGTATTGAACGTTTCCATGGTCGTCAGTGGAGTGGGAACTCAGGAAGACCTTTGTGATCTGCATCTGGATGCAGACTGCAACCCATCCGAACTTCAGATGTTGGAAAGCACCGTGAACTCAGAGGACAACATCATCCATCAGGGAGTCGATGTCGACGAAAGAATGCTGGAAAAGTACAGCAATCTCGTTTGAGTCCCGCAAAGACCATTCAGCTCACGAACTTAAAACCACCAACGAAAACAGGAGCCATTGTTATGTTTAATATGAAACTTCTCAAAACCGCTTTACTCTGTACCGCTTGCCTGGTACCGCTTTCAGCCGGGCAGGTTGCCCAAGCCCGTTCCTACGCGCAACCACCGGTGCGGTGCGTGATGAAGCCGGTTGTGACCTACCAGTTTCAGAAGCGACGTTTTACTCATTTTGTCACCCGCTACGACAACTTTGGCAGACCGTATCGGGTCAGGCAGGTCTGTTACAAAACCGTCCGCGTTCCCGTGACGACCTGGGTTCGCGTGTGTTACTAGACTCTCGTCTGTCCCGGGGATGTCTGTACCCATTGCCAGAGACATCCCTTTACCAGGGAAGCGGGCGGAATCTGCTTGAGATCCAGATCGTTCCCGGCTATCGTAGGGGAATGTCCACATGCGAAAACCTCGAATCCCGATCAGATGAAAAACTGGCGGACCTGATCAAAGGTCAGGGAGAGACGTTTGCGCAGAAACAGGAAGCAGAGGCCGCGTTTAATCTGTTGTATGAGCGGCACGCTACTGTGCTGCTGGGATTCCTGAAGGTACGCTGCAGTTCGCATGTCGTCGCAGGGGACATTGCCCAGGAGACCTGGTTACGGGCCTGGCAGAAAATACCGGAGTACTTTGACGGCTCCCATTTCCGTGGCTGGTTATTTCAGATTGCGAAGAATCTGTTGCTGGACGAATTTCGAAAAAAGAAGATGACCTCACTTTCTGAGGGAATGGATGCGCCTGATATGCAGGATGCCGCTCAGGCCTTCATCAATCAGGAAGAGAAGCAGCAGTTGCAGGATTGTCTGAGTCAACTGGATGACTCCCGGCAGCAGATTGTTCAATTGCGGCTGTCAGGGCAGAGTCATCGCGAAATCAGCGATCAATTGCAGATCGACTACACGACGGTTCAAACCCGTTTCCATCGAGCCAAACAGTTCCTGGAAGAGTGCGTCCAGTCGACACGGAAGGAGACTGCCTGATGCTGACCGCTTTCAATTTACCTGAGGAAACGGATGAGCTGCGAGCCTGGCTCGATGACGTACTGCTTCAGCCGGAGCTGATGTCGGTTGTTTCTCAATTAGCGGCCGTGCATGCAGAAGAGAACGGCGCGCAGCCGACCCTGGATGACGTTTTACAGGATCAGCGGGAGTCCGTGTTAGAACAGGGCTGTCAGGTGCTGTCGCCACTTCAGATACAGCAGTTGTTAACCCATCCGGAGCTGCTGCTCGAACTGCAGGAGCAACTCTTTCTGGAAGGAGGGGATTTCTGGCAGGAGCGGATAGCAGCGCTGACGGATGAGACGGAAGTCTCTCGCGGGCAGGACTGGCTGAAGCAGCAGATCGCAGAACCGCCTGCGACAGAGATCCATAATGTAACAACCGCGCCTGCGTTCCAGACCGTCTCCTATCGCAAAATTGGAATCATTGGTTTCGTCTCAGCGGCTTTGGTACTGGTGGCTCTGTTTCTGAATCAGGAGCCGGCTGCTCCCCAGGGCTGGGGCTGGAATCGACCGGGGGCATTGACGGCGGATGTGCCTGCGGCTGAATATCTCAATCAACTGGCCGATTCCGCGGAAGAGTGGTTTAACAAGCCGACGGAGACTAAAGCGGCTCTGGAAACACGCTTGAAACAGTTCCGTGCTGGTTGTGAAACTTTGATTAATGCACCGCATCCGCAGTTATCGCAGGACGATCGAACCTGGCTGGTTGAACGCTGCCAGGCATGGGCCGGAAAACTGGATGAACAGATCGCCGCGTTGAACGAGGGGGCCGATCTGCAATCTGCCGATGAGGCGGCTGATGCCCTGATCCGCAAACTGGTCAAAGCCCTGCGCACGCGTGCGAATACCGCCGGCTGATGTCCATCGTCTTCAATGATTGCCTTGGTTCCCAGGAATACGAGAAAGGTCCCCTGAAGTGAGACTGCTTATGATGAGATTTGCATGTGTCGTGATTCTGTGCTTTACAGGGAGTGAGCGTGTCTGGGCTGATTCGGTCCGTCTGCCTGTGATTCAGGATAACTCGATTGTCATGGTTGATCGGGAGTGGTCGGTCAACGCCGGTTCGAGTAGCCGGATACGAATTAAGGGGAACCAGCACATCGTGGCACTGAGCTTCGATCTGGCGGCTGTAAAGGGAAAAACGATCACGCGGACCGAACTGGTTTGTTATCCTGCTGCAGAGACGATTTCGGCAGTCACACTCTCCACGATCGCGGCCCCCTGGCAGGAGATGACGTCATCAGGATTGACTGCGGGTATCGAGGGAATCAACGGGTGGGGGTATCCTGGTGCGCGATTTCCTACTGTATCGAGCGGAAATGCATTTACCCTGGTTCAGCAGTCAGAGTTCGAGCTGCGTGACGGTCAGTACCACTGCGAGGTGCCGGTCGATCTGATTCATGCCATGACCGCGGGCGTTGCCTTTGGACTGGCACTGCATGAACACGAAACGGATTACGGACGGAACCCCACGATCTTCTCGCGCGAACAGTCCGGCAAACAGCCGTACCTGCTGGTTGAGACCGAAGACCGTTCTGACGACGCACCACTGCCTGCCACAGAATTGCAGCTGGTTCCCGTTGATGGAGCGTCTGCTCAACTGACACTGAAGGCACCGCAGCGCGGCTTTGCCTACAACGTTCTCGTGGAGGGACACCCATTGGGTCGGCATAATATTCCCCTGGTGCATCCCGGAGAGAGTCAGACGATTCCGCTGCGCGATCTTCCCGATAATGTGACAAAGCCGGGACTGCATTCAGTAGAAGTAATCACCGTCAACCGTACGGGACAGCAGTCGCAACCGGTTCAGGTAACAGGGAAACTTTTCAGCACTGCACCAGTCCGTTTGCCCCAGGTGCGTCCGCTGCCTGCTGCCAGGCCTCCCATGTCTGGTCTGGCAGTGATACCAGTGACTGACAAGTATGACCGGAATGGTCGCGCCGTGGGGGACTTGCCCCCGGGTTATCGGACACATAATTCCCTGTTCGATGGACAGCGAATCCACCTGACGGCCGCTGCCGGTGAAGTGATTAGCTTTCAGGTACTTCTGCGTGGCGACAATGAAGTTTCCGTCCAGTGCCAGCTCGATCCACCAGAATGGCGCGTCGATCTGTTTCAGGCAAAATACGTTCCAACCCAGGGGCGTCAAATTCCAGATCCGCTGGTACCTCTGCCGAAAACGATCCCTTTAGATCGAGAGCAGGACCAGGCAGTCTTCGTTGACTGCTATGTTCCGTTCGAGGCAACAGCAGGGGACTATACCGGGAAACTCGCGGTTTCCGATGGCCGTGAAGTTCCGCTCAAGCTGACCGTGCTGCCTGTCCGACTTCCGCGGAAGGCGTCGTTCCTGTGTGAGATGAACGGTTATGGTCTCCCGGACCATGTTGATGATTATTACGCGCTGCAGCAGGTGGCGTACGACCATCGGGTGCATGCCAATATTCTGCATTATTCGCATCATACCGCCGCCCCCGGCGCCCGGAAGAGCAATCTCGATATGCGTCTTCGCTCCGGTCGCCGGATGAACAATCGACGGTACGATGCCATTGAGCCGGGGGCGAAGCAGGCTTACTGGGACGACTTTGCCGAAGCGTTTGGTCCGTATCTCGATGGTACGTGCTTTGAGGATGGTCACCGCGGTCGCATACCAGCACCAGGGTTCTACCTGACGTTTCATGAAAGCTGGCCGCTGAACTGTCGGGCTTATTTCAATGGGGATCCTGACGCGTATCGTGCCTTCAAAGACACTCCGGTCTACGCGGAGACGTATGTAAATGTGCTGGAAGATTTTGTGCGACTGGCGAAATCCCGGGGCTGGACCAAGGCCGGTTTTCAGGTGTATTTCAACAACAAAGGGTCGTTGAACGAGAAGACCAAAGCGCCGTGGATTCTGGATGAACCATCGGCTTACTGGGACTATCGTGCCCTGCAGTATTATGGAGAGTTGACGGACCGCGGGCGGAGAAACGCCGAAGAAATTCAGATTGACTATCGGATCGATATTTCCCGACCGGAATATTGCCGGGGAGAACTTGCGGGGCGGGGAGACCTGTGGGTTGTTTCTGCCTCGGCATTTCAGAATTATCGCAGGCTGGTCACCGACCGCATGCAGCGGGATGGATTGCGGGTCTGGGTTTATGGTACTTCCAATCCGGTGCACGAGAGTAATCGTCAGCTGCAGGCCTGGGCAGTGGATGCCTGGCGTCATGGTGCGACCGGTCTGGTTCCCTGGCAGACGATCGATAAATCAGGGCAGGCGTTGCGAAAGGCTGACCAATTGGGACTGTTCATCTTTGATCAAACATCGGAGGGAAAAACGGTGATCCGCCACTCGGCTCGTCTGAAAGCCTATCGCGAAGCGGAGCAACTCATCGAATACCTGACCCTGGTTCAGCAGCGGCAGGGTTGGACAGCCAGCCAGATGCGATCATTTATTGAGCACTATGTCAGCTTGACCGGATCGGTCCGGAAGCAAAACGATGATGACGCGGGGACAGCGGAATACGATCGACGGGCACTGTTAAATTTTGATCGGCTGAGACAGGCGGCTATAGAATTGTTACGGTAACAGGTCACAACAGCAGTCCATGCAAACCACTGGGGTCGGCACAAAGTACGACAGTCCGCAATACCTCGAGCGAAAGAGCACGAGAGGATACCAGCTTTGAGGGCATTCAAACAGGCGAGGTGAATTCGCTGCTGTTACTGATTGTTATTTACGCTGATTGAGTTCGTCCAGCATCTCCAGCAGATTGTTGGTCAGGATCACCGAGGCGTCTTTCTGGACGACATTCGTGCCGAGCCATGTTTCATAGCCGCCCAGCCGATGCTGTTCGGGAGAGGGCAGGTAGCCGTGTCGTCCGTTGGCTAAGCCGATGACCATGGTGCGTGCGAACGGGCTGCGATCCTTGATTTCCAGCCCGATCTCCACCAGTGTCTCGAACGGAATGCCGACGATGGCATACTCACCAATACGAATCGCCTGCAGGGTGACGGTGAGGGTGTCTTCTTCCCGTTCGTGCGCCTGGACCACTTTGCGTGCGTAGCTTTGGGCCTTGTTGGGCAGCCTGGCGATGTCGTTCTTGTCTTTCAAGGCGAGCACTTTTCGTGCAGCGGCTACATCCTCTGCAGTGGGTCGACGGTATTTGAGGTCGACCTTTCTCTCAAGCATGTCGATGCTGATATCGCGTTCGTGGTTCTCAATTTTCTTGTAAGCAAAATACGCGGTATCAGCGGCTTTGCTCGCCACAATCCGGACCTGTTCGAA
The genomic region above belongs to Gimesia chilikensis and contains:
- a CDS encoding c-type cytochrome domain-containing protein; protein product: MSCLTTTVRAQGENLSAEVKQIFRTRCLECHGDTRREADINILDLSTFVGAAGSVVPGNVDESVLYDYIASDDEDFRMPEAPRPPLSAGEIEIVRKWIEAKAPAFPEDVAVPAQASQDPAFANTIGTEFVLKQILKFVEATPRSDRPFLRFFSSNHLLTAGATAEELREQQFALTKALNHLSWQPDIVKPIAVDPETNTIFAVDIRKLGWHESVVTPVSPHKLPGNANVDKFDMVLLEYPYGIAYENAETFEQLREVYLQPAGLIRPVPYVRIDWLISVATQSPLYEDLLELPHELSQLEQMIGVDSEANLQNFIASRAGMTLSGVSRNNRIVERHPSHDGAYWKSFDFETSKGLQNMFADPLDFHYAGGEMIWNLPNGLQAYLVTDNAGNRILEAPTTIVTDKFSEDKVVRNGLACMRCHDRGMKPFSDNIRPAFQALPNNTGLNTRDILRLYIPKQEMDQLLDKDEARFQSAMQAALGGNVKNEPLTATTRKFIDAPLTLTQAAGELGLKEPGQLNAVFKLPQFTQLGLAGLSTGGVIRRDTWEDYYDRVVRQLGIGTPIAAVDGLTRPDHLAEGLARNLKVSTNQKSNLFSPGDEMVINIKNQTGVDLFIELVGTSARGRKVALTKQVLPLKNGSVYRFPETGSIKIQPQLGTEFITVFASPQQFSPGVLLRGKNVNDRFVHDFYNFADDQNRLKNNPSQLIKKTISIETR
- a CDS encoding RNA polymerase sigma factor; this encodes MPETSLYQGSGRNLLEIQIVPGYRRGMSTCENLESRSDEKLADLIKGQGETFAQKQEAEAAFNLLYERHATVLLGFLKVRCSSHVVAGDIAQETWLRAWQKIPEYFDGSHFRGWLFQIAKNLLLDEFRKKKMTSLSEGMDAPDMQDAAQAFINQEEKQQLQDCLSQLDDSRQQIVQLRLSGQSHREISDQLQIDYTTVQTRFHRAKQFLEECVQSTRKETA